One Brassica napus cultivar Da-Ae chromosome C4, Da-Ae, whole genome shotgun sequence genomic region harbors:
- the LOC106405466 gene encoding F-box protein At3g60790-like has translation MKRHSSSLSSSSPDAKIRKLHHPFIDGDCISELPDDLLRMILSKLSTEEAVMTILLSPLWMDLWKWRPHFVLDMKRILDKTPTRLWDKVSAQLASSMDKTFRKHRGNLESCTITSRCNDVTLQNWIRRATRVKHTKDLTLNYIHGHKRRYRGTHTVDMLPEIFSHPSLTSLSLSGYTLLRRRAFINCGNLKTLKLLNMFLFRVSTLRRVLAACSSLEVIVLEIVFLSGLGVLKIGNKNLKFLQVTFPDYVERIEVNAPCLDVLDIRDIKCESKNNFILTAPNIQFDRNYWVSRCVYRPHISYSVSELVQETKHIWYELLVSDFHGMPRHGTLSVSVDITNPKEVKILKELLLMWTTYKMIELEILFKTNNASREEEGECFSDGIAHGKLWENATPFPNADFRVYKVWMYNFDGSSKEEFAFASRFVMQKTVMMKMMIETSSYPPMKKLEVEAAVAKLMELPKGNEELSIECF, from the exons ATGAAGAGACACTCATCATCattgtcatcatcatcacctgATGCAAAAATCAGAAAGCTACATCATCCTTTCATTGATGGTGATTGTATCAGCGAACTCCCAGACGATCTATTACGAATGATCCTTTCAAAATTGTCCACTGAAGAAGCTGTGATGACAATTCTTTTATCACCACTATGGATGGATTTGTGGAAATGGAGACCTCATTTCGTCTTGGATATGAAAAGGATCTTGGATAAAACTCCCACCAGACTTTGGGACAAAGTTTCCGCTCAGTTGGCTAGTTCAATGGACAAG ACGTTCAGAAAACACCGCGGCAACCTGGAGAGCTGCACTATCACATCGCGATGTAATGATGTTACACTTCAAAATTGGATCCGACGTGCGACTCGTGTGAAACACACTAAAGATCTCACGCTAAACTATATACATGGTCATAAGAGACGTTACAGAGGAACACATACGGTCGACATGCTCCCAGAAATATTTTCGCATCCTAGCCTCACTTCACTGTCACTTAGTGGATACACTCTACTAAGAAGACGTGCCTTCATTAACTGTGGGAATCTTAAGACCCTCAAGCTTTTGAACATGTTCCTCTTTCGGGTTAGTACCCTTAGGCGCGTTTTGGCAGCTTGCTCCTCCCTCGAGGTGATTGTGTTGGAAATCGTTTTCTTAAGCGGGCTTGGTGTGTTGAAGATTGGGAACAAAAATTTGAAGTTCTTGCAAGTGACTTTCCCTGACTATGTTGAGAGGATTGAAGTGAACGCACCCTGTCTAGATGTTCTAGACATCAGGGATATCAAATGTGAGAGCAAGAATAACTTCATCCTCACTGCTCCTAACATCCAGTTTGACAGAAACTATTGGGTTTCTAGGTGTGTTTATCGTCCTCACATTAGCTATAGTGTATCAGAACTTGTTCAG GAGACAAAACACATTTGGTATGAGCTCCTGGTGAGTGACTTTCATGGTATGCCAAGGCATGGAACTTTATCGGTGAGTGTAGACATAACTAATCCTAAAGAAGTGAAGATATTGAAGGAACTTTTGCTTATGTGGACTACTTACAAAATGATAGAGCTTGAGATTTTGTTCAAG ACCAACAATGCTTctagagaagaagaaggtgaatGTTTTAGTGACGGCATAGCACACGGGAAGTTGTGGGAGAATGCAACACCGTTCCCTAACGCAGATTTTCGCGTTTATAAAGTGTGGATGTATAACTTCGATGGTTCGAGTAAGGAGGAGTTTGCGTTTGCCTCACGTTTTGTGATGCAAAAGActgtgatgatgaagatgatgatcgAGACCTCATCGTATCCACCGATGAAGAAGTTAGAGGTAGAAGCAGCTGTGGCAAAGCTAATGGAACTTCCTAAAGGTAATGAAGAGCTTAGTATTGAATGCTTCTGA
- the LOC106404036 gene encoding uncharacterized protein LOC106404036, translating to MEATTQTPDWKKLIWTGETSPKIRLLLWKITQGALPTGANLQQRGLMQHTTCIRCGELETEAHLFLHCDYARQVWTSSLFRDQLDPSAFPTFLDALTFGKTAVGLPPLGVLADIFPWVCWYIWIARDQMIFEKRFIKPEITVSKAIWSAREWKLAQPTVTQKPCTIKQVIIPDLDDLIVCCSDAAWRKETNMAGFGCIFMDKRGTVVSQANRVERSIPSPLVAEALALRWALFTALSLDYTKICFRADCQSLVTALNAHSSTTPPAGLYGIIQDIDHLSLSFSSVSFKFIARISNSATDELAKAALCTATPSPP from the coding sequence ATGGAAGCAACAACTCAAACCCCGGACTGGAAAAAACTCATCTGGACAGGGGAGACATCACCGAAAATCAGGTTGTTATTATGGAAGATAACCCAAGGAGCTCTCCCTACCGGTGCTAACCTTCAGCAACGAGGTCTAATGCAACATACTACCTGCATACGATGTGGGGAACTCGAAACTGAAGCACACCTATTCCTGCACTGCGACTATGCACGACAAGTCTGGACATCGTCTCTGTTTAGAGACCAGCTTGATCCTTCAGCCTTCCCGACTTTTCTTGATGCCCTCACCTTTGGGAAAACAGCGGTAGGCCTCCCTCCCTTGGGTGTTCTAGCTGACATCTTTCCTTGGGTTTGTTGGTACATTTGGATTGCGAGAGACCAGATGATCTTTGAAAAAAGATTTATCAAGCCAGAGATTACTGTATCAAAGGCCATTTGGAGTGCAAGAGAGTGGAAACTGGCACAACCAACAGTAACTCAGAAACCATGCACCATCAAACAAGTGATCATACCCGACCTGGATGATTTAATAGTTTGTTGTTCAGACGCAGCTTGGAGAAAGGAAACTAATATGGCGGGCTTTGGATGCATCTTCATGGACAAACGAGGGACAGTGGTCTCTCAAGCGAACCGGGTGGAGAGGAGCATCCCTTCACCATTGGTAGCAGAAGCCTTGGCTTTACGGTGGGCACTCTTCACGGCTCTCTCCTTGGACTACACAAAAATCTGTTTCAGAGCAGATTGTCAGTCACTCGTTACAGCGCTTAATGCGCATTCTTCGACAACTCCTCCGGCGGGTCTCTACGGGATCATCCAGGACATCGATCATCTATCTTTATCTTTCAGCTCTGTTTCTTTTAAATTCATAGCTAGAATTTCGAATTCGGCAACAGATGAACTTGCTAAAGCTGCACTTTGTACTGCTACTCCTTCTCCCCCATAG